In one window of Tistrella bauzanensis DNA:
- a CDS encoding PaaI family thioesterase: MTDTSPSALDALALDALGQRLRGFVLAMPAARLLGFSFVEVAPGRVVLDLPFRPELGEHQGLFQGGIIGALIDFAGGSANATGLGADQALVTLDYTVKLLRPARAAGLLARARVIDPGGRIAVSAVDVVCRDADGAVPDDRPVATGLVSTRRVDLRPGRPAGV; this comes from the coding sequence ATGACCGACACATCCCCTTCCGCCCTTGATGCCCTTGCTCTCGATGCCCTGGGCCAGCGGCTGCGCGGCTTCGTGCTGGCGATGCCCGCGGCCCGGCTGCTGGGGTTCAGTTTCGTCGAGGTGGCGCCCGGCCGGGTGGTGCTAGACTTGCCGTTCAGGCCCGAGCTTGGCGAGCATCAGGGGCTGTTCCAGGGCGGCATCATCGGTGCGCTGATCGATTTCGCCGGCGGGTCCGCCAATGCCACCGGGCTTGGCGCCGATCAGGCGCTGGTGACGCTGGATTACACCGTGAAACTGCTGCGCCCGGCCCGCGCGGCCGGGCTGCTGGCCCGCGCGCGGGTGATCGATCCGGGCGGCCGCATCGCGGTCAGCGCGGTGGATGTCGTCTGCCGCGACGCCGACGGGGCCGTGCCGGACGACCGGCCGGTGGCGACGGGGCTGGTCTCCACCCGGCGGGTGGACCTGCGCCCCGGGCGGCCCGCCGGGGTGTGA